From Marinobacter alexandrii, one genomic window encodes:
- a CDS encoding formylglycine-generating enzyme family protein, translating into MIQAKQVFPFYVLCLFLSSCDTTRKVDSPNDMSYIPSGTFQMGGKSDQAEIDEFPIRTVNISHFYLDKTEVTNKDFLAFTKATGYQTTAERAINWEEMKQQLPEGTPKPADSILQPGSLVFKPTPSAINLTDYSQWWAWKVGANWRHPEGPESDIENRMNHPVVHITYEDANAYAKWAGKRLPTEAEWEWASMGGLKNAKYPWGNETIEKAYDKANFWQGVFPYNDLELDGFSGTAPIKTYAANGYGLFDMAGNVWELCQDKYHVSAYQLTGSTAISDPIGPNKSYDPREPHAEKYVTRGGSFLCNDSYCSGYRTSRRMSLDRQSSLNHTGFRCAKDVD; encoded by the coding sequence ATGATCCAAGCAAAACAAGTTTTTCCATTTTATGTTTTATGCCTATTTCTAAGCAGCTGTGACACGACAAGAAAAGTAGACTCACCCAATGATATGTCCTACATCCCGTCAGGCACATTCCAGATGGGAGGAAAAAGTGATCAAGCCGAAATAGATGAATTTCCTATAAGAACTGTCAATATTTCACACTTTTACCTTGACAAAACAGAAGTAACTAATAAAGACTTTTTAGCATTTACAAAAGCTACTGGCTATCAAACTACAGCTGAAAGAGCCATCAATTGGGAAGAAATGAAACAACAACTACCTGAAGGAACTCCAAAGCCAGCTGATTCTATTCTTCAACCAGGCTCACTTGTTTTTAAACCTACACCTTCAGCAATAAATCTTACTGATTACTCTCAGTGGTGGGCGTGGAAAGTAGGAGCCAATTGGAGGCATCCGGAAGGACCGGAAAGTGATATAGAGAATCGAATGAATCATCCCGTGGTTCATATCACATACGAGGATGCCAACGCTTATGCCAAATGGGCGGGTAAGAGACTTCCAACAGAAGCAGAGTGGGAATGGGCCTCCATGGGTGGTCTTAAAAACGCTAAATATCCCTGGGGCAATGAAACAATTGAAAAAGCGTATGATAAGGCGAATTTCTGGCAAGGGGTCTTTCCTTATAATGATCTTGAGTTAGATGGATTTTCTGGAACTGCTCCAATAAAAACATACGCGGCAAATGGGTATGGACTTTTTGATATGGCAGGAAATGTATGGGAGCTTTGTCAAGATAAGTATCATGTGTCCGCCTATCAATTGACAGGTTCAACAGCTATTTCTGACCCAATTGGACCCAATAAATCATATGATCCTCGAGAACCACATGCTGAAAAATATGTGACTCGCGGTGGATCCTTTTTGTGCAATGATAGCTACTGTAGTGGTTATCGAACCTCAAGAAGAATGAGCCTGGACAGACAATCGTCACTCAATCATACTGGGTTTCGCTGTGCGAAGGATGTAGATTGA
- a CDS encoding sulfatase, giving the protein MTKRYYQSILFVVALIFIGCQQKNDAEQGIQPDRIPNTKQKNVIFILSDDHRYDFMGFTGRVPFLKTPNMDKMALEGAHLENAFVTTSLCSPSRASILTGQFSHHHGVIDNQSLVPDSAIFFPEYLQEAGYKTGFTGKWHMGEHNYEKRAGFDYWASFRGQGNYYKSVFNNNGTEESFNDSTKHVSDVITDYALDFIGDSKDGQEPFFLYVSHKAVHADFYPAKRHIDKYKDKKPAYPPTMYPPGENPYGTDTIPYNYADVPDWVKNQRNSWHGVDYMYHGKYDFESFYQAYTETLLGVDESIGSILKYLEDNDLMENTLIIYMGDNGFSFGEHGLIDKRQAYEESIRVPLLAYGSGVTPGSKISQMIQNIDIAPTIMEYAGVNKPKNMDGQSFKAIMDGENPEWRERIYYEYFWERPFPQTPTVHAVRTDKYKFIRYYGVWDINELYDLENDPFETNNLIRSSEHKEIAIELRNDIFDWLEETNGMSIPLRRDVGRRFDHKYIDTY; this is encoded by the coding sequence ATGACAAAAAGATATTATCAATCTATTCTATTTGTAGTCGCGCTCATCTTCATAGGGTGTCAGCAAAAGAATGATGCTGAACAAGGAATTCAACCGGATCGAATTCCGAATACCAAACAAAAAAATGTCATCTTCATTCTGAGTGATGATCACCGGTATGATTTTATGGGATTTACGGGGAGGGTTCCATTTTTGAAAACTCCCAATATGGATAAAATGGCTCTCGAAGGAGCTCATCTTGAAAACGCTTTTGTAACTACCTCACTTTGCTCACCCAGTCGTGCTTCAATTTTAACGGGTCAGTTCTCACATCATCATGGAGTGATTGATAATCAGTCACTTGTGCCCGATTCTGCCATTTTCTTTCCTGAATATTTGCAAGAAGCCGGCTACAAAACAGGGTTTACAGGAAAGTGGCACATGGGGGAGCATAATTATGAAAAACGTGCCGGGTTTGATTATTGGGCTAGTTTCAGAGGGCAAGGCAACTATTACAAATCCGTATTCAACAACAATGGCACAGAAGAATCATTCAATGATAGTACAAAGCATGTGTCAGATGTTATAACTGATTACGCCCTTGATTTTATTGGAGATTCGAAAGACGGACAGGAACCGTTCTTTTTGTATGTGTCACACAAGGCAGTACATGCAGATTTCTATCCAGCCAAAAGACACATTGATAAATACAAAGATAAAAAGCCTGCTTATCCTCCAACGATGTATCCTCCAGGTGAGAACCCATACGGAACAGATACGATTCCATACAACTATGCTGATGTTCCTGACTGGGTAAAAAATCAACGGAATAGCTGGCATGGTGTGGATTATATGTACCACGGGAAGTACGATTTTGAAAGTTTCTACCAAGCGTATACTGAAACATTACTAGGTGTGGATGAAAGTATTGGGAGTATTCTAAAATATTTGGAAGACAATGATTTAATGGAGAATACCTTAATCATCTATATGGGCGATAATGGCTTTTCTTTCGGTGAACACGGTCTGATAGATAAGCGTCAGGCGTATGAAGAATCCATTAGAGTTCCTCTGCTAGCCTATGGTTCGGGTGTGACACCTGGGAGTAAAATCAGCCAGATGATTCAGAATATTGACATAGCTCCGACTATTATGGAATATGCAGGTGTCAACAAACCTAAAAACATGGATGGACAATCCTTCAAAGCGATCATGGATGGAGAAAATCCTGAATGGCGTGAACGGATCTATTATGAATATTTTTGGGAGCGTCCATTTCCACAAACACCGACCGTACATGCAGTGCGAACAGATAAATATAAGTTCATCAGATACTATGGAGTCTGGGATATCAACGAATTGTATGATCTTGAAAATGATCCTTTTGAGACAAATAACCTAATCAGAAGCTCAGAACATAAAGAGATAGCTATCGAACTAAGAAATGATATTTTCGATTGGCTTGAGGAAACAAATGGGATGTCCATCCCGCTTAGACGAGATGTGGGAAGAAGGTTTGATCATAAGTATATAGACACTTATTAA
- a CDS encoding sugar porter family MFS transporter, with the protein MKKSNLLLITLVASLGGMLFGYDTGVINGTQFYFSKFFDLDAVMKGWVVGSALIGCLMGAIVAGPLSKFFGRRNSLIISAVLFTLSAWGSGLPSFLPQSVSLLVFFRIIGGLGIGIASMNAPTYIAELAPAAIRGKMVTYYQLAIVVGFFIVFLATYAIGDSGGDVYNLNEGWRLMFWSELIPCLIFLGLLLVVPKSPRWLMMKGRDEEAKRVLVSIHGEDIAEKEVIEIASTLDMNDKPKFSIILKKSFLPIVLIGTALSALQQLTGINAVLYYGADIFEKALGFGQEDVLKQQILLAGVNLVCTFIAMYSVDRFGRKPLIYLGSVGMILGFLLLGTTLMIEQVGVISLIGILVFIGSFALSMGPVVWVLLSEMFPNKIRTTAMSVAVAAQWAMNYVVSQSFPVVVDSEANRGDFWNGSLPYFIFIGFIAMIIFLTKKYIPETKGKSLEELENVWVKEQ; encoded by the coding sequence ATGAAAAAATCAAACCTTCTCTTAATCACATTGGTAGCTTCACTCGGAGGTATGCTATTCGGTTACGACACGGGTGTGATCAATGGAACCCAGTTCTATTTTAGCAAATTCTTTGATCTGGATGCCGTGATGAAAGGATGGGTAGTTGGTAGTGCGCTGATTGGCTGTTTGATGGGCGCCATTGTAGCCGGACCTTTAAGTAAATTTTTTGGAAGACGAAATTCATTGATAATCTCGGCTGTTCTTTTCACGCTTTCTGCATGGGGCTCAGGATTACCTTCTTTTTTGCCACAGTCAGTTTCCTTATTGGTTTTCTTTCGAATTATAGGAGGGTTAGGTATTGGCATAGCTTCGATGAATGCTCCAACCTATATAGCCGAGCTTGCCCCTGCTGCTATACGAGGTAAAATGGTGACATACTATCAGCTTGCTATTGTTGTAGGATTTTTCATTGTCTTTCTGGCTACTTATGCGATTGGAGATTCAGGAGGTGATGTATACAATCTCAATGAAGGGTGGAGGTTGATGTTTTGGTCAGAACTTATACCCTGCCTCATTTTTCTGGGACTACTACTAGTGGTTCCAAAAAGTCCTCGCTGGTTGATGATGAAGGGGAGGGATGAGGAAGCTAAAAGAGTGTTGGTGAGCATCCATGGTGAGGACATAGCTGAAAAAGAGGTGATAGAAATTGCGAGTACACTGGATATGAATGACAAGCCTAAATTTTCAATCATTTTGAAGAAAAGCTTTTTACCTATTGTGCTAATAGGTACTGCTTTATCTGCGTTGCAGCAATTGACTGGAATCAATGCTGTGCTTTATTATGGAGCTGATATCTTCGAAAAAGCACTTGGATTTGGACAGGAAGACGTTTTGAAACAACAGATACTTTTGGCAGGGGTGAACCTTGTTTGCACGTTTATCGCCATGTATTCGGTAGACAGATTTGGTAGAAAACCATTGATTTATTTGGGAAGTGTAGGAATGATTCTGGGTTTTCTTTTGCTAGGCACTACCCTTATGATAGAACAAGTTGGGGTGATCTCCCTTATTGGCATTCTAGTATTTATAGGTTCGTTTGCTCTCTCTATGGGTCCTGTTGTTTGGGTTTTACTCTCAGAGATGTTCCCCAATAAAATACGTACAACCGCTATGTCGGTGGCTGTAGCCGCACAGTGGGCTATGAATTACGTAGTTTCTCAATCATTTCCTGTTGTTGTGGATAGTGAAGCCAATAGAGGTGACTTTTGGAACGGGTCTTTACCTTACTTCATTTTCATAGGATTCATCGCTATGATTATCTTTTTGACCAAAAAATACATCCCTGAAACCAAAGGTAAATCACTCGAAGAACTAGAAAATGTGTGGGTTAAGGAACAATAA
- a CDS encoding glycoside hydrolase family 31 protein produces MFNQEFYFKQVVILITFIVVVNSSVGQGRVSQRLGDYASHEVTSNQVLIKTSFGLAKISALQEDVIHVIIVKDEFRSKANYAVIQDATIPFKSINENTNELILETERLTVKVNKAPLTLTYLNKKGNVLSEDDEMGIRWIGNQVTNYKKLVSDEKFVGLGEKTGPLNRRGQAYENWNNDDYAYEVDDDPIYASVPFYIGIHSKLTYGIFLNNTFKTVFNFGASNDRFSSFGAEDGELDYYFFGGSSVRDIVKDYTWLTGRMELPPIWSLGFQQSRWSYFPDKEVLTLARTFREKEIPADVIYLDIHYMDQYKIFTWDNKRFSDPKGTIKQLNDMGFHVAVIVDPGIKTEDGYQVYEDGVEKKVFATYPDGSNYAARVWPGRCFFPDFTLDKSRKWWGNKFNTLTDVGVEGFWNDMNEPASWGNRTPDLVEFGMEGNRGTHLEAHNVYGMQMSRATFEGVNQLRNNKRSFILTRAAFSGSQRYSAVWTGDNVASDDHMLLSARMVASMGLSGISFAGPDVGGFVGDRTPELFARWLSQGAFTPFFRNHSSHNTRDHEPWAYGEQIEGISRKYLNTRYQLLPYVYASFYESSISGIPVARSLVMDYTFDNKVYTRAYHNQYLFGPNLLIAPVESDQKFAKVYLPEGKWTHYWTNKVFEGNQELIVDAPLDQLPIFVREGAIIPMQSTIQHANQKPSDKLMIHVYDGSQKTSFEYYEDDGNTFDYQDGAFYKRAISYDPEGQLTLGKVEGNYVSKFLSAEIVFHSNGKFDIIATIPFDKSEQKVSLPRSKK; encoded by the coding sequence ATGTTCAATCAAGAATTCTACTTTAAACAGGTAGTAATACTAATTACTTTCATCGTTGTTGTCAATTCATCAGTAGGCCAAGGTAGAGTCAGTCAACGACTTGGAGATTATGCGTCCCATGAAGTCACCAGTAACCAAGTCTTGATCAAAACCTCTTTCGGTCTAGCCAAGATATCGGCTTTGCAAGAAGACGTGATTCACGTCATAATAGTAAAGGATGAGTTTCGTTCAAAGGCAAATTATGCTGTTATTCAGGATGCTACCATTCCATTTAAGTCTATCAATGAAAATACAAATGAACTGATCTTGGAGACTGAACGACTTACGGTCAAAGTCAATAAGGCTCCACTTACTCTGACCTATCTCAATAAAAAAGGAAACGTTTTGAGTGAAGACGATGAAATGGGCATTCGATGGATTGGAAATCAGGTTACTAATTATAAGAAACTCGTTTCAGATGAAAAATTTGTTGGACTGGGAGAAAAAACAGGGCCATTAAATAGGAGAGGGCAAGCCTATGAAAATTGGAACAATGATGATTATGCATATGAAGTAGATGATGATCCTATATATGCTTCAGTCCCTTTTTACATAGGAATTCATAGCAAGCTAACTTATGGTATTTTCCTGAACAATACGTTCAAGACAGTTTTCAATTTTGGTGCATCGAACGACCGATTCAGCAGTTTTGGAGCTGAAGATGGCGAGCTGGATTATTACTTTTTCGGAGGTAGCTCTGTGAGAGATATTGTGAAAGATTACACTTGGCTGACTGGGAGAATGGAGCTTCCACCTATCTGGAGTTTAGGATTTCAACAAAGCAGGTGGAGCTATTTTCCGGATAAGGAAGTACTAACTCTAGCACGGACATTTAGAGAAAAAGAGATTCCAGCAGATGTCATTTATCTCGATATTCATTACATGGATCAATACAAAATATTCACATGGGATAATAAAAGATTTTCAGATCCTAAAGGAACGATCAAACAACTCAATGATATGGGCTTTCACGTTGCGGTGATTGTTGATCCAGGAATAAAAACAGAGGATGGCTACCAGGTATATGAAGATGGTGTGGAAAAGAAAGTCTTCGCAACTTATCCTGATGGGTCAAATTATGCGGCCAGAGTGTGGCCAGGCAGGTGTTTTTTTCCAGACTTCACATTGGATAAATCCAGAAAGTGGTGGGGGAATAAGTTCAACACGCTAACAGACGTAGGAGTGGAGGGTTTTTGGAACGACATGAACGAACCAGCTTCATGGGGAAATAGAACACCGGATTTAGTTGAATTTGGCATGGAGGGAAATCGAGGAACACATCTGGAGGCACATAATGTATACGGGATGCAAATGTCCAGAGCTACATTCGAAGGTGTCAATCAATTGAGGAATAACAAACGCTCCTTCATTCTGACCAGAGCTGCATTTTCCGGCTCTCAGCGCTACTCCGCTGTATGGACCGGTGATAATGTCGCATCAGATGACCACATGCTTTTGAGTGCCCGGATGGTAGCCAGTATGGGGCTTTCAGGGATCTCGTTTGCAGGACCGGATGTTGGGGGATTTGTTGGCGATCGTACACCAGAATTGTTTGCCAGATGGCTGTCCCAGGGGGCTTTTACCCCATTTTTCAGGAATCATTCCTCGCATAATACACGTGACCATGAACCTTGGGCTTATGGAGAACAAATAGAAGGTATAAGCAGGAAGTATTTGAATACCCGATACCAACTACTACCATACGTATATGCTTCATTCTATGAATCTTCTATTTCCGGAATTCCTGTGGCTCGTTCCTTAGTCATGGATTATACGTTTGACAATAAAGTCTACACACGTGCCTATCATAACCAATACTTGTTTGGTCCCAATCTGCTCATAGCGCCAGTTGAGAGTGACCAGAAATTTGCAAAAGTGTATTTGCCTGAAGGTAAATGGACCCACTATTGGACCAATAAAGTGTTTGAAGGAAATCAGGAATTAATAGTAGATGCCCCATTAGATCAACTTCCGATTTTCGTAAGAGAAGGGGCTATCATCCCAATGCAAAGTACGATTCAGCATGCCAATCAAAAACCCTCGGATAAGCTCATGATTCATGTATATGATGGCAGTCAAAAGACTAGTTTTGAATACTACGAAGATGATGGCAATACATTCGATTATCAAGATGGAGCCTTTTACAAGAGAGCTATTTCTTATGATCCTGAAGGACAGTTGACACTAGGAAAAGTGGAAGGTAATTACGTTTCTAAATTCCTCTCGGCTGAAATTGTATTTCATTCGAATGGGAAATTCGACATCATTGCCACTATCCCATTTGATAAATCTGAGCAGAAAGTGTCTTTGCCAAGATCGAAAAAATAG
- a CDS encoding glycoside hydrolase family 2 TIM barrel-domain containing protein — protein sequence MRKLTTILLSFLFHLGVSQSIISFNDHWHFSKGADTTNQNWKPVQVPHTWNANDPFDKEPGYYRGISWYKKQFNVEIEGKRLFLVFEGVNQETNVFVNGKLAGSHLGGYTAFNVEITDFIQKGRNDLAVKVNNKHDERVPPLKGDFNFYGGIYRDVWLHSLDEVHFELSEYGDQGIFITTPKVSEDQATVSVRTNITNQSTGKQKVEIVHSLFDDNGRLVSQVSQNKTLQVGRNAIELTLPEINQPALWYPENPVLYRLESEIKTKDGDVLDVQNNPVGFRWFRFDANEGFFLNGKYLKLMGTNRHQDYEGFGNALSDDRHIKDVTQIKEMGSNFFRTAHYPQDPSVITAADQLGLVVSMEIPLDHEITDSEGFLANSKRMMQEMIRQNFNHPSIFIWAYMNEMMLGRKWERDQEIIEKIRLQAVELEELTREEDPTRYTMIPNHGALDLYIKAGLTEIPMIVGWNLYYGWYEADDEGAGKFLDRFHELVPDKPVLITEYGAGADPRIRSLSPERFDFSIEWQNQFHQSNLIQFTERKFLAGAAIWNIADFGSEGRNDADPKINSKGVLEMDRMPKDAFFLYQTWLRKDPIIKIGSSNWDSRVIRTQDGETPTQPIEVFSNGSEVELFLNEMSLGKKEIQNKLASWDVTFVDGSNQLLAETMIGDKNFHDMKVISVRLLEPNYVGWEEGIHVNCGSTFYFIDEANGISWLPDESYQKGLFGYVGGETYRPRDRGVGSDRTIQNTTLDPVYQTSRIAPSKYTFDTTPGTYEVIFHWAETDKKYQNGEQKRVFDVSINDEKIFAELNIYEDHGFSTAVSKKVKVVVKERRLIIDFLEISGKPMISGIQLRKLN from the coding sequence ATGAGAAAGCTTACAACGATATTGTTAAGCTTTCTTTTTCACCTTGGAGTAAGTCAATCCATTATCAGTTTTAATGATCATTGGCATTTCAGTAAAGGAGCTGATACAACAAATCAAAACTGGAAACCGGTTCAAGTTCCTCATACCTGGAATGCCAATGATCCATTTGATAAGGAACCAGGATACTATAGAGGGATAAGCTGGTACAAGAAGCAATTCAACGTTGAGATAGAGGGTAAGCGTCTGTTTCTGGTTTTCGAAGGAGTTAATCAGGAAACAAATGTTTTTGTGAATGGAAAGCTAGCCGGATCACACCTTGGTGGATATACAGCATTTAATGTTGAGATAACTGATTTTATTCAAAAAGGCAGAAATGATTTAGCAGTTAAAGTCAATAATAAACACGATGAAAGAGTACCTCCCCTGAAAGGTGATTTCAACTTTTATGGTGGAATCTATCGTGATGTCTGGTTGCATTCGCTCGATGAAGTTCATTTTGAACTGAGTGAATATGGCGATCAAGGAATCTTTATCACTACTCCAAAAGTTTCCGAAGATCAGGCCACTGTTAGCGTGAGGACCAATATCACCAATCAATCTACTGGCAAACAGAAGGTAGAAATAGTACATTCACTATTTGATGATAACGGAAGATTGGTTTCTCAGGTATCTCAAAACAAAACACTACAAGTAGGTCGAAATGCTATTGAACTAACGCTCCCTGAAATTAACCAACCAGCGCTTTGGTATCCAGAAAACCCAGTTTTGTACCGATTGGAATCAGAGATAAAAACCAAGGATGGTGACGTATTAGATGTTCAAAATAATCCGGTAGGATTCCGTTGGTTTCGTTTTGATGCAAATGAAGGATTCTTTCTCAATGGAAAGTACCTCAAGCTGATGGGAACCAATCGACATCAGGATTACGAAGGATTTGGAAATGCACTTTCGGATGACCGACATATTAAAGATGTGACCCAAATCAAGGAAATGGGTAGCAATTTTTTTCGAACAGCCCATTACCCTCAAGATCCATCGGTGATTACTGCAGCAGACCAGCTTGGCTTGGTGGTAAGTATGGAAATTCCGTTGGATCATGAGATTACTGATAGCGAAGGATTTCTAGCTAATTCCAAACGAATGATGCAGGAAATGATTAGGCAAAACTTCAATCATCCAAGTATATTCATTTGGGCATACATGAATGAAATGATGCTGGGTCGAAAATGGGAGCGAGATCAGGAGATCATTGAAAAGATCCGATTACAAGCTGTTGAGCTGGAAGAGCTCACTCGGGAGGAGGACCCTACTCGCTATACCATGATACCCAATCACGGTGCACTTGACCTTTACATCAAGGCTGGATTGACTGAAATACCAATGATCGTTGGATGGAATCTGTACTATGGCTGGTATGAAGCTGACGATGAAGGTGCAGGTAAGTTTCTGGATCGCTTTCATGAATTAGTACCTGATAAACCTGTTCTGATCACTGAATATGGTGCCGGTGCAGACCCCCGCATTCGATCGTTATCTCCTGAGCGATTTGACTTTTCCATTGAATGGCAAAATCAATTCCATCAAAGCAATTTGATTCAGTTTACTGAGCGTAAGTTTTTGGCTGGAGCTGCCATTTGGAATATCGCAGATTTTGGATCTGAAGGTAGAAACGATGCAGACCCTAAAATCAACAGCAAAGGAGTACTTGAAATGGATCGAATGCCGAAAGATGCATTTTTTCTATATCAGACTTGGCTAAGAAAAGATCCGATTATCAAAATAGGTTCCTCCAATTGGGATAGCCGAGTGATAAGAACTCAGGATGGAGAAACACCCACTCAACCAATAGAGGTATTTAGCAATGGGAGCGAAGTAGAATTGTTTTTGAACGAAATGAGTCTGGGTAAAAAAGAGATTCAAAATAAATTGGCTTCATGGGACGTCACTTTTGTTGATGGGTCAAATCAATTGTTAGCTGAAACAATGATCGGAGATAAAAACTTTCATGATATGAAAGTGATAAGTGTTCGATTATTAGAACCCAACTATGTTGGGTGGGAAGAGGGAATCCATGTGAATTGCGGTAGCACCTTTTATTTCATTGATGAGGCCAATGGAATTAGCTGGTTACCCGATGAATCCTATCAGAAAGGTCTGTTTGGATATGTAGGAGGAGAAACGTATCGCCCTCGAGATAGAGGAGTGGGTAGTGACAGAACAATTCAGAATACTACATTGGATCCTGTTTATCAGACATCTAGAATAGCTCCTTCCAAGTATACATTCGATACAACACCCGGAACCTATGAAGTCATTTTTCATTGGGCAGAAACAGATAAAAAATATCAAAATGGAGAGCAAAAAAGAGTCTTTGATGTATCGATCAATGATGAAAAAATATTTGCTGAATTGAACATCTACGAGGATCATGGCTTCTCTACTGCGGTATCCAAAAAAGTGAAAGTGGTTGTCAAAGAAAGACGATTAATTATCGACTTTCTAGAAATTTCAGGAAAGCCTATGATTAGTGGAATACAACTAAGAAAATTGAACTAA